A region of Vitis vinifera cultivar Pinot Noir 40024 chromosome 15, ASM3070453v1 DNA encodes the following proteins:
- the LOC132255238 gene encoding uncharacterized protein LOC132255238 — protein MTSFNSKETDFRVIRLMGSKVFNHKKNLRGVNEVSEVQKEDCNAVITLRNGKEYEGPKLPVSEDIPARDEPTVEKNIRNQKTSEKYEEVIVSKNKMSVSNHLPFPSAMQRHKVRDKTLKILEVLKQVKINIPLLDMIEQVPAYAKFLKDLCTVKRRIKLSKKAFLTEQVSAIIENKAMVKYKDPGCPTISVQIGDSFVERALLDLGASVNLLPYSIYNQLGLRGLKATTITVSLADRSIKVPRRVVEDVLVQVEKFYYSVDFVVLDTEPLKKGMNSVPIILGRPFLATTNALLNCQNGLMQLSFGNMTVEMNVFNLCKQPMDHDDMENEEACLIEALVQEHTEKLMEENIDKFFSTIVKEECAQVATEWKEKYMIQSLNSVENDEENKKEEVEIRKPELKPLPHGLKYVYLEENEEKPVI, from the exons ATGACCAGTTTCAACAGCAAGGAAACCGATTTCAGGGTAATTAGACTAATGGGTAGCAAGGTTTTCAACCACAAG AAAAATCTGAGAGGAGTAAATGAAGTTTCTGAAGTGCAAAAGGAAGATTGCAATGCAGTTATCACACTcagaaatgggaaagaatatGAAGGGCCCAAGTTACCTGTAAGTGAAGATATTCCTGCTAGAGATGAACCAACTGTggagaaaaatattagaaatcagAAAACGTCTGAAAAATATGAGGAAGTCATTGtgagcaaaaataaaatgagtgtTTCCAATCATTTGCCTTTCCCTTCAGCTATGCAGAGACACAAAGTGAGGGATAAGACTTTAaagattttggaagttttgaaGCAAGTGAAGATCAACATTCCACTCCTTGATATGATCGAGCAAGTTCCTGCTTATGCAAAGTTCCTCAAAGACTTATGCACTGTGAAGAGAAGGATTAAATTAAGTAAGAAAGCATTCCTCACCGAGCAAGTCAGTGCCATCATTGAGAATAAGGCAAtggtgaagtacaaagatccaggttgtcctaccatctcagtCCAGATTGGAGATTCATTTGTGGAAAgggctttgttagatttgggagctagtgtgaatttgcttccatattcaatCTATAACCAATTGGGATTGAGAGGGCTTAAGGCTACTACCATTACAGTCTCTTTAGCAGACCGTTCGATTAAAGTACCCAGAAGAGTAGTCGAAGATGTTTTGGTGCAAGTTGAAAAGTTCTACTACTCAGTGGACTTTGTGGTGTTAGATACAGAACCATTGAAAAAGGGTATGAATTCTGTTCCAATTATTCTTGGGAGACCCTTCCTTGCTACAACCAATGCTCTCCTTAACTGTCAAAATGGATTGATGCAGTTATCTTTTGGGAACATGACAGTGGAAATGAATGTCTTCAATTTATGCAAGCAACCAATGGACCATGATGATATGGAAAATGAGGAAGCATGCCTTATAGAGGCCTTGGTGCAAGAACACACAGAaaagttaatggaagaaaatatagataaattttTCTCTACAATCGTTAAGGAAGAATGTGCTCAAGTTGCTAcagaatggaaagaaaaatatatgattcAATCTTTGAACAGTGTtgagaatgatgaagaaaacaaaaaggaggAGGTTGAGATAAGGAAACCAGAGTTAAAGCCCCTACCACATGGTTTAAAGTATGTTTatttagaagaaaatgaagaaaaacctgTG ATTTAA
- the LOC132255239 gene encoding uncharacterized protein LOC132255239: MHHIYLEENAKPVRQPQRRLNPLMQDVVINEVLKLLNAGIIYPISDSSWDAEFIWTKACQEAFKRLKLLLTTTPIVRSPNWSLPFELMCDASDYVVGAVLGQREDGKPYVVYYAKFNIQIKDKQRVENVVADHLSRVKVESRFEEAQINDEFPDDALCAVEKLPWFANIVNYLATGELPSEWNMETKKYFLSQAKHYAWDDPYLYKFCPDQIMRRCVPEDEQQDILRMCHEGAYGVDYVSKWVEAVACKSNDHKVVLKFLKENIFSRFGIPRAVISDGGSHFCNKTFSTLLQKYGVRHKVSTPYYPQTNGQAELANREIKRILTKAVNTTRKDWSTKLSDAAYKTVLGMSPYRIVYVKACHLPVELEHRAYWAIKKMNFDSDQAGAKRKYDLNELEAY, translated from the exons ATGcatcatatttatttggaaGAGAATGCAAAACCAGTAAGGCAGCCACAAAGAAGGCTAAATCCCCTTATGCAAGATGTAGTCATAAATGAGGTATTGAAGCTTTTAAAtgcaggtattatttatcctATCTCTGACAGTAGTTGG GATGCAGAATTCATATGGACTAAAGCATGCCAAGAAGCTTTCAAGAGGCTAAAGTTACTCCTCACTACTACACCAATTGTGAGATCTCCCAATTGGTCTCTCCCATTTGAGTTgatgtgtgatgctagtgactATGTAGTGGGAGCCGTACTAGGTCAAAGGGAGGATGGAAAACCATATGTGGTGTACTATGCTA AATTTAACATTCAAATCAAGGATAAGCAACGGGTAGAGAATGTGGTTGCTGATCATCTTTCCCGAGTTAAAGTAGAGTCACGTTTCGAGGAAGCACAAATTAATGATGAGTTTCCTGATGATGCACTTTGTGCAGTAGAGAAGTTGCCTTGGTTTGCAAATATAGTCAATTACTTGGCAACCGGAGAGCTTCCATCAGAATGGAACATGGAAACAAAGAAGTATTTTCTTTCGCAGGCAAAACACTATGCTTGGGAtgatccatatttgtataagttTTGCCCAGATCAAATTATGCGGAGATGTGTTCCAGAGGATGAACAACAAGACATATTGCGAATGTGCCATGAAGGAGCTTatggag tggattatgtctctaaatgggtagaagcagtGGCATGCAAGagcaatgatcacaaagtggtgctcaaatttttaaaggagAATATTTTCTCTAGGTTTGGCATTCCGAGAGCAGTCATTAGTGATGGAGGTTCACACTTTTGTAATAAGACATTTTCCACTCTTTTGCAGAAATATGGAGTGAGGCATAAAGTGTCCACCCCATATTACCCTCAAACGAATGGGCAAGCTGAGCTAGCAAATCGGGAAATTAAGAGAATCCTCACCAAAGCAGTCAATACTacaagaaaagattggtctaccaAGTTGAGTGATGCAGCCTATAAGACTGTCCTTGGCATGTCACCATACCGGATTGTTTATGTTAAAGCATGTCATTTGCCTGTAGAACTCGAACATCGTGCATATTGGGCtataaagaagatgaactttGATTCGGATCAAGCTGGAGCTAAAAGGAAATATGATCTAAATGAACTTGAGGCATATTGA
- the LOC100252257 gene encoding uncharacterized protein LOC100252257 — protein sequence MTSITGWRLYFDGAANQLGFGIGILLISPQGDHIPRSVRLAFFDHHQLTNNIVEYEACITGLETALDLGIRQLEIHGDSNLVIQQTQGIWRTRDEKLKPYHAYLDLLIDGFDVLRYIHLPRAENQFVDALATLASMIVIPAGVTVRPLLIETRFAPAYYCLIREIEDQIELPWYHDIYQFLSCGTYPESTSAKDRRALRQLATRFVICGDALYRRSPDGLLLLCLDRTSVDRVMREVHVGVCGPHIGGHMLARKIIRAGYFWLTMETNCCQFVQRCQECQMHGDLIHVPPSELHGLTSPWPFSVWGVDIIGKISPRSSSGHEYILVAIDYFTKWMEAASYARLTAARVAKFIRSHIICRYGVPHELISDRGVHFRGEVDTLI from the coding sequence ATGACTAGTATTACGGGATGGCggttgtactttgatggtgccgcCAATCAGTTGGGGTTTGGCATTGGTATCTTGTTAATATCACCACAGGGTGATCATATCCCCAGATCAGTCCGGTTAGCATTTTTCGATCATCACCAGTTGACGAATAATATTGTGgagtatgaggcttgcattACAGGTTTGGAGACTGCACTTGATCTTGGCATTAGACAGTTGGAGATCCACGGGGATTCCAATTTGGTTATACAGCAAACTCAGGGTATCTGGAGGACTCGGGATGAGAAGCTAAAACCCTACCATGCTTACTTGGACCTGTTGATCGATGGATTTGATGTGTTAAGGTATATACATCTACCCAGGGCGGAGAATCAGTTTGTCGATGCATTAGCCACCTTGGCTTCTATGATTGTGATCCCCGCGGGGGTGACTGTTAGGCCATTACTGATTGAAACTAGGTTTGCACCAGCTTACTATTGTCTGATTAGAGAGATAGAGGATCAGATTGAGTTGCCATGGTATCACGATATTTATCAGTTTCTGTCATGCGGCACTTACCCAGAGTCAACCTCggccaaggataggagagcattgagacagttggccaccaGATTTGTTATTTGCGGGGATGCACTGTATAGGAGATCACCTGATGGCCTGTTATTATTATGTCTAGACCGTACATCTgtagatcgagtgatgagagaggttcatgtaGGGGTCTGTGGCCCACACATAGGAGGTCATATGCTAGCGCGTAAGATCATAAGGGCTGGCTActtttggttgaccatggagacaaaTTGTTGCCAGTTTGTACAGAGATGTCAGGAGTGTCAGATGCATGGAGACTTGATACACGTGCCACCTTCTGAGTTGCATGGACTCACATCcccttggccattttcagtatggggtgttgatattattgggaagatctcGCCCAGGTcctccagtggtcatgagtacATCTTAGTAGCCATTgactatttcaccaagtggaTGGAAGCCGCTTCCTATGCTAGATTAACAGCGGCCAGGGTGGCCAAATTCATCAGATCGCATATTATCTGCCGATACGGGGTCCCTCACGAGCTGATTTCTGATAGAGGAGTGCATTTCAGGGGCGAGGTGGACACGTTGATTTAG